In a genomic window of Zonotrichia albicollis isolate bZonAlb1 chromosome 7, bZonAlb1.hap1, whole genome shotgun sequence:
- the NFKB2 gene encoding nuclear factor NF-kappa-B p100 subunit isoform X2, which yields MLGLNGLLRPTSSSSAGGRPRADMDEQFQPCLDGIDYDDFSFDSHMMEQKEPLMETAEGPYLVIIEQPKQRGFRFRYGCEGPSHGGLPGASSEKGRKTYPTVKICNYTGMARIEVDLVTHSDPPRVHAHSLVGKQCNEAGNCVTIVGPKDMTAQFSNLGVLHVTKKNMMEIMKEKLKQQKMRNRSRLLTEVELREIELEAKELKKVMDLSIVRLRFTAYLRDSSGNFTLALQPVISDPIHDSKSPGASNLKISRMDKTAGSVRGGDEVYLLCDKVQKDDIEVRFYEDDENGWQAFGDFSPTDVHKQYAIVFRTPPYHKPKIDRPVTVFLQLKRKRGGDVSDSKQFTYYPVVEDKEEVERKRKKVLPQFPQHFGGGSHMGGAGGGAGGFGSGGGGNLSFPYSSGLTYNSIYSPGPHPVGSYQGGVQMKGPEAEGPESDRQAPAEESTYCKELQKHAQLCQLRMLALARCNARALLDYSVTADPRMLLAVQRHLAVSQDENGDTPLHLAIIHEQTAVIKQLIDIIVSIPSQQIINISNNLQQTPLHLAVITKQPQVVQLLLQARADPTLLDRYGNSLLHLALQTGNEEMLRTLLAHLGSAAPYLLRLPSFRGLLPVHLAVKEKSLACLDLLVRTGADVNAVERQSGRTPLHLAVEMENLNMATHLVKKLGADINSRDFAGNTPLHLAAGLGSPTLTKLLLKAGADVLCENDEPMSLSSSEASSDTDTDPEEQELAMDLGEPALAAEPSTSSKLSRQGHRQRRCHTSLDLTRSQKVREILLQASQQGPKAELPTAPQPGKVLSLDSEALQGLEQLLNRDCSGSDWIELAKRLGLCSLVETYKDTPSPSASLLRSYELAGGSLGGLLEALDSMGLHNAVRMLHKTEALEKLQSTELKEDSAYGSESVEEEQAPTLALKPGGELPPSQQPQVH from the exons ATGCTGGGGCTGAACGGGTTGCTGAGACCAACCTCTTCCTCCTCG GCCGGCGGCCGGCCCCGCGCCGACATGGACGAGCAGTTCCAGCCC TGCCTGGATGGGATTGACTATGATGACTTCAGTTTTGACTCCCACAtgatggagcagaaggagcCACTGATGGAGACAG CGGAGGGTCCCTACCTTGTCATTATTGAGCAGCCAAAGCAG CGGGGTTTCCGATTTCGGTACGGCTGCGAGGGCCCTTCCCATGGGGGTCTGCCCGGAGCATCCAGCGAGAAGGGACGCAAGACCTATCCCACTGTCAAG ATCTGTAACTACACAGGGATGGCCCGGatcgaggtagacctggtgacaCACAGTGACCCTCCCCGTGTCCATGCCCACAGCCTGGTGGGCAAGCAGTGCAACGAGGCTGGCAACTGTGTCACGATCGTGGGACCCAAGGACATGACTGCTCA GTTCAGCAACCTGGGTGTGCTCCATGTCACCAAGAAGAATATGATGGAGATCATGAAGGAAAAGCTGAAGCAGCAGAAGATGCGTAACAGGAGCCGTCTGCTGACGG aagTGGAGCTGCGTGAGATCGAGCTGGAGGCAAAGGAGCTGAAGAAGGTGATGGACCTGAGCATTGTGCGGTTGCGCTTCACCGCCTACCTCCGCGACAGCAGTGGCAACTTCACGCTGGCTCTCCAGCCTGTCATCTCAGACCCCATCCATGACAGCA AGTCCCCTGGAGCTTCCAACCTGAAGATCTCACGAATGGATAAAACAGCAGGCTCTGTGCGGGGAGGAGACGAAGTCTACTTGCTGTGTGATAAAGTTCAGAAAG ATGACATTGAGGTGCGTTTCTACGAGGATGATGAGAACGGCTGGCAGGCCTTTGGGGACTTTTCTCCTACAGATGTGCACAAGCAG TATGCCATTGTCTTCCGCACACCCCCCTACCACAAGCCCAAGATCGACCGTCCTGTCACCgtcttcctgcagctgaagcGGAAGCGGGGAGGCGACGTGAGTGACTCCAAGCAGTTCACCTACTACCCAGTGGTGGAAG ATAAGGAAGAAGTGGAGAGGAAGCGCAAGAAagtcctgcctcagtttcctcaGCACTTTGGCGGTGGCTCGCACATGGGGGGGGCCGGCGGGGgggccgggggctttggctctGGAGGAG GTGGGAACCTCAGCTTCCCATACTCCTCTGGGCTGACCTACAACAGCATCTACTCGCCCGGCCCCCACCCAGTGGGGAGCTACCAGGGGGGTGTGCAGATGAAGGGCCCTGAGGCAGAGGGGCCTGAGAGTGACAGGcaggcacctgcagaagagagcACGTACTGCAAGGAGCTGCAGAAGCATG cccagctgtgccagctgcggATGCTGGCGTTAGCCCGTTGCAATGCCCGTGCCCTGCTCGACTACTCGGTCACCGCCGACCCCCGCATGCTGCTGGCAGTCCAGAGGCACCTGGCCGTGTCACAGGATGAGAACGGAGACAC GCCTTTGCACCTCGCTATTATCCATGAACAGACAGCTGTGATCAAGCAGCTGATTgacatcattgttagcatcccCAGCCAGCAGATCATCAACATCTCCAATAACCTGCAACAG ACGCCACTGCATCTGGCAGTCATCACCAAGCAGCCCCAAGTggtccagctcctgctgcaagcCCGCGCCGACCCAACCTTGCTGGACCGCTATGGCAATTCCCTGCTGCACCTGGCACTCCAGACTGGCAATGAAGAGATGCTGAGGACACTGCTGGCTCACCTGGGCTCAGCTGCCCCTTATCTGCTCCGCCTGCCCAGTTTCCGTG GCCTCCTGCCTGTGCATTTGGCTGTGAAGGAAAAGAGTTTGGCTTGCCTGGACCTGCTGGTCAGGACGGGAGCTGATGTGAATGCAGTGGAGAGGCAAAGTGGGAGGACCCCACTGCACCTGGCTGTGGAGATGGAGAACCTGAACATGGCCACCCACCTGGTGAAGAAG CTGGGAGCAGACATCAACAGCCGGGATTTCGCCGGGAACACCCCCCTGCACTTGGCTGCTGGCCTGGGCTCTCCCACCCTTACCAAACTGCTCCTTAAAGCTG GGGCAGATGTTTTGTGTGAGAATGATGAGCCCATGAGCCTGTCTTCGTCAGAGGCCAGTAGCGACACAGACACTGaccctgaggagcaggagctggccaTGGATCTGGgggagccagccctggctgcagagcccagcaccagctccaagCTCTCCAGGCAGGGGCACCGGCAGCGCCGCTGCCACACATCCCTGGACCTGACTCGGAGCCAGAAG GTGCGGGAGATCCTGCTGCAGGCCTCCCAGCAGGGGCCCAAGGCAGaactgcccactgccccccagCCAG GGAAGGTCCTGTCACTGGACAGTGAggcactgcaggggctggagcagctgctgaaccGGGACTGCAGTGGGTCAGACTGGATCGAGCTGGCCAAGcgcctggggctgtgcagcctcGTGGAGACATACAAGGACACGCCCTCGCCCAGTGCCAGCCTCCTGCGCAGTTACGAG ctggcaggtgGCAGCCTGGGGGGACTGCTGGAGGCCCTGGACTCCATGGGGCTCCACAATGCCGTGAGGATGCTTCACAAAACTGAGGCACTGGAGAAGCTGCAAAGCACAG AGCTGAAGGAAGACAGTGCCTACGGCAGTGAGTcagtggaggaggagcaggcGCCTACACTAGCCTTGAAGCCAGGGGGTGAGCTGccccccagccagcagccacaggTGCACTGA
- the NFKB2 gene encoding nuclear factor NF-kappa-B p100 subunit isoform X1, which translates to MLGLNGLLRPTSSSSAGGRPRADMDEQFQPVSAARIGSERPGRVSCLLPAPELGTGQCPTPRAGWECLDGIDYDDFSFDSHMMEQKEPLMETAEGPYLVIIEQPKQRGFRFRYGCEGPSHGGLPGASSEKGRKTYPTVKICNYTGMARIEVDLVTHSDPPRVHAHSLVGKQCNEAGNCVTIVGPKDMTAQFSNLGVLHVTKKNMMEIMKEKLKQQKMRNRSRLLTEVELREIELEAKELKKVMDLSIVRLRFTAYLRDSSGNFTLALQPVISDPIHDSKSPGASNLKISRMDKTAGSVRGGDEVYLLCDKVQKDDIEVRFYEDDENGWQAFGDFSPTDVHKQYAIVFRTPPYHKPKIDRPVTVFLQLKRKRGGDVSDSKQFTYYPVVEDKEEVERKRKKVLPQFPQHFGGGSHMGGAGGGAGGFGSGGGGNLSFPYSSGLTYNSIYSPGPHPVGSYQGGVQMKGPEAEGPESDRQAPAEESTYCKELQKHAQLCQLRMLALARCNARALLDYSVTADPRMLLAVQRHLAVSQDENGDTPLHLAIIHEQTAVIKQLIDIIVSIPSQQIINISNNLQQTPLHLAVITKQPQVVQLLLQARADPTLLDRYGNSLLHLALQTGNEEMLRTLLAHLGSAAPYLLRLPSFRGLLPVHLAVKEKSLACLDLLVRTGADVNAVERQSGRTPLHLAVEMENLNMATHLVKKLGADINSRDFAGNTPLHLAAGLGSPTLTKLLLKAGADVLCENDEPMSLSSSEASSDTDTDPEEQELAMDLGEPALAAEPSTSSKLSRQGHRQRRCHTSLDLTRSQKVREILLQASQQGPKAELPTAPQPGKVLSLDSEALQGLEQLLNRDCSGSDWIELAKRLGLCSLVETYKDTPSPSASLLRSYELAGGSLGGLLEALDSMGLHNAVRMLHKTEALEKLQSTELKEDSAYGSESVEEEQAPTLALKPGGELPPSQQPQVH; encoded by the exons ATGCTGGGGCTGAACGGGTTGCTGAGACCAACCTCTTCCTCCTCG GCCGGCGGCCGGCCCCGCGCCGACATGGACGAGCAGTTCCAGCCCGTGAGTGCGGCACGGATCGGATCGGAGCGGCCCGGGCGcgtgtcctgcctgctgccgGCCCCGGAGCTGGGCACGGGGCAGTGCCCGACCCCACGGGCGGGGTGGGAG TGCCTGGATGGGATTGACTATGATGACTTCAGTTTTGACTCCCACAtgatggagcagaaggagcCACTGATGGAGACAG CGGAGGGTCCCTACCTTGTCATTATTGAGCAGCCAAAGCAG CGGGGTTTCCGATTTCGGTACGGCTGCGAGGGCCCTTCCCATGGGGGTCTGCCCGGAGCATCCAGCGAGAAGGGACGCAAGACCTATCCCACTGTCAAG ATCTGTAACTACACAGGGATGGCCCGGatcgaggtagacctggtgacaCACAGTGACCCTCCCCGTGTCCATGCCCACAGCCTGGTGGGCAAGCAGTGCAACGAGGCTGGCAACTGTGTCACGATCGTGGGACCCAAGGACATGACTGCTCA GTTCAGCAACCTGGGTGTGCTCCATGTCACCAAGAAGAATATGATGGAGATCATGAAGGAAAAGCTGAAGCAGCAGAAGATGCGTAACAGGAGCCGTCTGCTGACGG aagTGGAGCTGCGTGAGATCGAGCTGGAGGCAAAGGAGCTGAAGAAGGTGATGGACCTGAGCATTGTGCGGTTGCGCTTCACCGCCTACCTCCGCGACAGCAGTGGCAACTTCACGCTGGCTCTCCAGCCTGTCATCTCAGACCCCATCCATGACAGCA AGTCCCCTGGAGCTTCCAACCTGAAGATCTCACGAATGGATAAAACAGCAGGCTCTGTGCGGGGAGGAGACGAAGTCTACTTGCTGTGTGATAAAGTTCAGAAAG ATGACATTGAGGTGCGTTTCTACGAGGATGATGAGAACGGCTGGCAGGCCTTTGGGGACTTTTCTCCTACAGATGTGCACAAGCAG TATGCCATTGTCTTCCGCACACCCCCCTACCACAAGCCCAAGATCGACCGTCCTGTCACCgtcttcctgcagctgaagcGGAAGCGGGGAGGCGACGTGAGTGACTCCAAGCAGTTCACCTACTACCCAGTGGTGGAAG ATAAGGAAGAAGTGGAGAGGAAGCGCAAGAAagtcctgcctcagtttcctcaGCACTTTGGCGGTGGCTCGCACATGGGGGGGGCCGGCGGGGgggccgggggctttggctctGGAGGAG GTGGGAACCTCAGCTTCCCATACTCCTCTGGGCTGACCTACAACAGCATCTACTCGCCCGGCCCCCACCCAGTGGGGAGCTACCAGGGGGGTGTGCAGATGAAGGGCCCTGAGGCAGAGGGGCCTGAGAGTGACAGGcaggcacctgcagaagagagcACGTACTGCAAGGAGCTGCAGAAGCATG cccagctgtgccagctgcggATGCTGGCGTTAGCCCGTTGCAATGCCCGTGCCCTGCTCGACTACTCGGTCACCGCCGACCCCCGCATGCTGCTGGCAGTCCAGAGGCACCTGGCCGTGTCACAGGATGAGAACGGAGACAC GCCTTTGCACCTCGCTATTATCCATGAACAGACAGCTGTGATCAAGCAGCTGATTgacatcattgttagcatcccCAGCCAGCAGATCATCAACATCTCCAATAACCTGCAACAG ACGCCACTGCATCTGGCAGTCATCACCAAGCAGCCCCAAGTggtccagctcctgctgcaagcCCGCGCCGACCCAACCTTGCTGGACCGCTATGGCAATTCCCTGCTGCACCTGGCACTCCAGACTGGCAATGAAGAGATGCTGAGGACACTGCTGGCTCACCTGGGCTCAGCTGCCCCTTATCTGCTCCGCCTGCCCAGTTTCCGTG GCCTCCTGCCTGTGCATTTGGCTGTGAAGGAAAAGAGTTTGGCTTGCCTGGACCTGCTGGTCAGGACGGGAGCTGATGTGAATGCAGTGGAGAGGCAAAGTGGGAGGACCCCACTGCACCTGGCTGTGGAGATGGAGAACCTGAACATGGCCACCCACCTGGTGAAGAAG CTGGGAGCAGACATCAACAGCCGGGATTTCGCCGGGAACACCCCCCTGCACTTGGCTGCTGGCCTGGGCTCTCCCACCCTTACCAAACTGCTCCTTAAAGCTG GGGCAGATGTTTTGTGTGAGAATGATGAGCCCATGAGCCTGTCTTCGTCAGAGGCCAGTAGCGACACAGACACTGaccctgaggagcaggagctggccaTGGATCTGGgggagccagccctggctgcagagcccagcaccagctccaagCTCTCCAGGCAGGGGCACCGGCAGCGCCGCTGCCACACATCCCTGGACCTGACTCGGAGCCAGAAG GTGCGGGAGATCCTGCTGCAGGCCTCCCAGCAGGGGCCCAAGGCAGaactgcccactgccccccagCCAG GGAAGGTCCTGTCACTGGACAGTGAggcactgcaggggctggagcagctgctgaaccGGGACTGCAGTGGGTCAGACTGGATCGAGCTGGCCAAGcgcctggggctgtgcagcctcGTGGAGACATACAAGGACACGCCCTCGCCCAGTGCCAGCCTCCTGCGCAGTTACGAG ctggcaggtgGCAGCCTGGGGGGACTGCTGGAGGCCCTGGACTCCATGGGGCTCCACAATGCCGTGAGGATGCTTCACAAAACTGAGGCACTGGAGAAGCTGCAAAGCACAG AGCTGAAGGAAGACAGTGCCTACGGCAGTGAGTcagtggaggaggagcaggcGCCTACACTAGCCTTGAAGCCAGGGGGTGAGCTGccccccagccagcagccacaggTGCACTGA
- the NFKB2 gene encoding nuclear factor NF-kappa-B p100 subunit isoform X3 gives MDEQFQPCLDGIDYDDFSFDSHMMEQKEPLMETAEGPYLVIIEQPKQRGFRFRYGCEGPSHGGLPGASSEKGRKTYPTVKICNYTGMARIEVDLVTHSDPPRVHAHSLVGKQCNEAGNCVTIVGPKDMTAQFSNLGVLHVTKKNMMEIMKEKLKQQKMRNRSRLLTEVELREIELEAKELKKVMDLSIVRLRFTAYLRDSSGNFTLALQPVISDPIHDSKSPGASNLKISRMDKTAGSVRGGDEVYLLCDKVQKDDIEVRFYEDDENGWQAFGDFSPTDVHKQYAIVFRTPPYHKPKIDRPVTVFLQLKRKRGGDVSDSKQFTYYPVVEDKEEVERKRKKVLPQFPQHFGGGSHMGGAGGGAGGFGSGGGGNLSFPYSSGLTYNSIYSPGPHPVGSYQGGVQMKGPEAEGPESDRQAPAEESTYCKELQKHAQLCQLRMLALARCNARALLDYSVTADPRMLLAVQRHLAVSQDENGDTPLHLAIIHEQTAVIKQLIDIIVSIPSQQIINISNNLQQTPLHLAVITKQPQVVQLLLQARADPTLLDRYGNSLLHLALQTGNEEMLRTLLAHLGSAAPYLLRLPSFRGLLPVHLAVKEKSLACLDLLVRTGADVNAVERQSGRTPLHLAVEMENLNMATHLVKKLGADINSRDFAGNTPLHLAAGLGSPTLTKLLLKAGADVLCENDEPMSLSSSEASSDTDTDPEEQELAMDLGEPALAAEPSTSSKLSRQGHRQRRCHTSLDLTRSQKVREILLQASQQGPKAELPTAPQPGKVLSLDSEALQGLEQLLNRDCSGSDWIELAKRLGLCSLVETYKDTPSPSASLLRSYELAGGSLGGLLEALDSMGLHNAVRMLHKTEALEKLQSTELKEDSAYGSESVEEEQAPTLALKPGGELPPSQQPQVH, from the exons ATGGACGAGCAGTTCCAGCCC TGCCTGGATGGGATTGACTATGATGACTTCAGTTTTGACTCCCACAtgatggagcagaaggagcCACTGATGGAGACAG CGGAGGGTCCCTACCTTGTCATTATTGAGCAGCCAAAGCAG CGGGGTTTCCGATTTCGGTACGGCTGCGAGGGCCCTTCCCATGGGGGTCTGCCCGGAGCATCCAGCGAGAAGGGACGCAAGACCTATCCCACTGTCAAG ATCTGTAACTACACAGGGATGGCCCGGatcgaggtagacctggtgacaCACAGTGACCCTCCCCGTGTCCATGCCCACAGCCTGGTGGGCAAGCAGTGCAACGAGGCTGGCAACTGTGTCACGATCGTGGGACCCAAGGACATGACTGCTCA GTTCAGCAACCTGGGTGTGCTCCATGTCACCAAGAAGAATATGATGGAGATCATGAAGGAAAAGCTGAAGCAGCAGAAGATGCGTAACAGGAGCCGTCTGCTGACGG aagTGGAGCTGCGTGAGATCGAGCTGGAGGCAAAGGAGCTGAAGAAGGTGATGGACCTGAGCATTGTGCGGTTGCGCTTCACCGCCTACCTCCGCGACAGCAGTGGCAACTTCACGCTGGCTCTCCAGCCTGTCATCTCAGACCCCATCCATGACAGCA AGTCCCCTGGAGCTTCCAACCTGAAGATCTCACGAATGGATAAAACAGCAGGCTCTGTGCGGGGAGGAGACGAAGTCTACTTGCTGTGTGATAAAGTTCAGAAAG ATGACATTGAGGTGCGTTTCTACGAGGATGATGAGAACGGCTGGCAGGCCTTTGGGGACTTTTCTCCTACAGATGTGCACAAGCAG TATGCCATTGTCTTCCGCACACCCCCCTACCACAAGCCCAAGATCGACCGTCCTGTCACCgtcttcctgcagctgaagcGGAAGCGGGGAGGCGACGTGAGTGACTCCAAGCAGTTCACCTACTACCCAGTGGTGGAAG ATAAGGAAGAAGTGGAGAGGAAGCGCAAGAAagtcctgcctcagtttcctcaGCACTTTGGCGGTGGCTCGCACATGGGGGGGGCCGGCGGGGgggccgggggctttggctctGGAGGAG GTGGGAACCTCAGCTTCCCATACTCCTCTGGGCTGACCTACAACAGCATCTACTCGCCCGGCCCCCACCCAGTGGGGAGCTACCAGGGGGGTGTGCAGATGAAGGGCCCTGAGGCAGAGGGGCCTGAGAGTGACAGGcaggcacctgcagaagagagcACGTACTGCAAGGAGCTGCAGAAGCATG cccagctgtgccagctgcggATGCTGGCGTTAGCCCGTTGCAATGCCCGTGCCCTGCTCGACTACTCGGTCACCGCCGACCCCCGCATGCTGCTGGCAGTCCAGAGGCACCTGGCCGTGTCACAGGATGAGAACGGAGACAC GCCTTTGCACCTCGCTATTATCCATGAACAGACAGCTGTGATCAAGCAGCTGATTgacatcattgttagcatcccCAGCCAGCAGATCATCAACATCTCCAATAACCTGCAACAG ACGCCACTGCATCTGGCAGTCATCACCAAGCAGCCCCAAGTggtccagctcctgctgcaagcCCGCGCCGACCCAACCTTGCTGGACCGCTATGGCAATTCCCTGCTGCACCTGGCACTCCAGACTGGCAATGAAGAGATGCTGAGGACACTGCTGGCTCACCTGGGCTCAGCTGCCCCTTATCTGCTCCGCCTGCCCAGTTTCCGTG GCCTCCTGCCTGTGCATTTGGCTGTGAAGGAAAAGAGTTTGGCTTGCCTGGACCTGCTGGTCAGGACGGGAGCTGATGTGAATGCAGTGGAGAGGCAAAGTGGGAGGACCCCACTGCACCTGGCTGTGGAGATGGAGAACCTGAACATGGCCACCCACCTGGTGAAGAAG CTGGGAGCAGACATCAACAGCCGGGATTTCGCCGGGAACACCCCCCTGCACTTGGCTGCTGGCCTGGGCTCTCCCACCCTTACCAAACTGCTCCTTAAAGCTG GGGCAGATGTTTTGTGTGAGAATGATGAGCCCATGAGCCTGTCTTCGTCAGAGGCCAGTAGCGACACAGACACTGaccctgaggagcaggagctggccaTGGATCTGGgggagccagccctggctgcagagcccagcaccagctccaagCTCTCCAGGCAGGGGCACCGGCAGCGCCGCTGCCACACATCCCTGGACCTGACTCGGAGCCAGAAG GTGCGGGAGATCCTGCTGCAGGCCTCCCAGCAGGGGCCCAAGGCAGaactgcccactgccccccagCCAG GGAAGGTCCTGTCACTGGACAGTGAggcactgcaggggctggagcagctgctgaaccGGGACTGCAGTGGGTCAGACTGGATCGAGCTGGCCAAGcgcctggggctgtgcagcctcGTGGAGACATACAAGGACACGCCCTCGCCCAGTGCCAGCCTCCTGCGCAGTTACGAG ctggcaggtgGCAGCCTGGGGGGACTGCTGGAGGCCCTGGACTCCATGGGGCTCCACAATGCCGTGAGGATGCTTCACAAAACTGAGGCACTGGAGAAGCTGCAAAGCACAG AGCTGAAGGAAGACAGTGCCTACGGCAGTGAGTcagtggaggaggagcaggcGCCTACACTAGCCTTGAAGCCAGGGGGTGAGCTGccccccagccagcagccacaggTGCACTGA
- the TMEM150A gene encoding transmembrane protein 150A isoform X1, with amino-acid sequence MPGPRMPAWGILPVTLPAFTITGMWIVYAMALSNNHICPVHNWSYNQSCDMDGPSSCCTLDHIPLVSKCGTLPPESCFFSLICSLGSFMVILVGLLRYAHLLERLGPSLLNTLGLATGWVCAAGLTMVGNFQVDHAKVLHYIGAGVAFPTSMLFLLLQSILTYRMAKTRGQYWTGHLRSILTIVAFFTLVFSGVFFIQESFVLQHVAALCEWIFIIDVLVFYGTFTFEFGAISTDTFLVLLKASRAPKSYKGESSLSSTAHVHSHVEGLAMA; translated from the exons ATGCCAGGCCCCAGGATGCCGGCCTGGGGGATCCTGCCCGTCACGCTGCCCGCCTTCACCATCACCGGCATGTGGATCGT ATATGCCATGGCACTGTCCAACAACCACATCTGCCCTGTCCACAACTG gagTTACAACCAGTCCTGTGACATGGAcggccccagctcctgctgcacgcTGGATCACATCCCCCTCGTCAG CAAGTGTGGCACCCTGCCTCCCGAGAGCTGCTTCTTCAGCCTCAtctgcagcctgggctccttCATGG TCATCCTGGTGGGCCTGCTGCGCTATGCCCACCTCCTGGAGCGCCTGGGGCCGTCCCTCCTCAACACCCTGGGGCTGGCCACTGGCTGGGTCTGCGCTGCTGGCCTCACCATGGTGGGCAACTTTCAG GTGGATCACGCCAAGGTGCTACACTACATTGGGGCAGGGGTGGCCTTTCCCACCAGcatgctgttcctgctcctgcagtcCATCCTCACCTACCGCATGGCTAAAACCCGAGGGCAGTACTGGACCGGCCACTTGCGGAGCATCCTCACCATCGTGGCCTTCTTCACCCTCGTCTTCA GTGGTGTGTTCTTCATCCAGGAGAGCTTTGTGCTACAGCACGTGGCTGCCTTGTGTGAGTGGATATTCATCATTGATGTCCTGGTTTTCTACGGCACGTTCACCTTTGAGTTTGGGGCCATCTCCACAGACACATTCCTGGTCCTGCTGAAAGCCAGCCGGGCCCCCAAAAGTTACAAAGGCGAGAGCAGCCTGTCCAGTACAGCCCACGTCCACAGCCACGTGGAGGGCCTGGCTATGGCCTGA
- the TMEM150A gene encoding transmembrane protein 150A isoform X2: MALSNNHICPVHNWSYNQSCDMDGPSSCCTLDHIPLVSKCGTLPPESCFFSLICSLGSFMVILVGLLRYAHLLERLGPSLLNTLGLATGWVCAAGLTMVGNFQVDHAKVLHYIGAGVAFPTSMLFLLLQSILTYRMAKTRGQYWTGHLRSILTIVAFFTLVFSGVFFIQESFVLQHVAALCEWIFIIDVLVFYGTFTFEFGAISTDTFLVLLKASRAPKSYKGESSLSSTAHVHSHVEGLAMA; this comes from the exons ATGGCACTGTCCAACAACCACATCTGCCCTGTCCACAACTG gagTTACAACCAGTCCTGTGACATGGAcggccccagctcctgctgcacgcTGGATCACATCCCCCTCGTCAG CAAGTGTGGCACCCTGCCTCCCGAGAGCTGCTTCTTCAGCCTCAtctgcagcctgggctccttCATGG TCATCCTGGTGGGCCTGCTGCGCTATGCCCACCTCCTGGAGCGCCTGGGGCCGTCCCTCCTCAACACCCTGGGGCTGGCCACTGGCTGGGTCTGCGCTGCTGGCCTCACCATGGTGGGCAACTTTCAG GTGGATCACGCCAAGGTGCTACACTACATTGGGGCAGGGGTGGCCTTTCCCACCAGcatgctgttcctgctcctgcagtcCATCCTCACCTACCGCATGGCTAAAACCCGAGGGCAGTACTGGACCGGCCACTTGCGGAGCATCCTCACCATCGTGGCCTTCTTCACCCTCGTCTTCA GTGGTGTGTTCTTCATCCAGGAGAGCTTTGTGCTACAGCACGTGGCTGCCTTGTGTGAGTGGATATTCATCATTGATGTCCTGGTTTTCTACGGCACGTTCACCTTTGAGTTTGGGGCCATCTCCACAGACACATTCCTGGTCCTGCTGAAAGCCAGCCGGGCCCCCAAAAGTTACAAAGGCGAGAGCAGCCTGTCCAGTACAGCCCACGTCCACAGCCACGTGGAGGGCCTGGCTATGGCCTGA